A single region of the Nicotiana sylvestris chromosome 6, ASM39365v2, whole genome shotgun sequence genome encodes:
- the LOC104240772 gene encoding protein BIG GRAIN 1-like A yields MIDKWLKNYNKYIQSSVHFSSDSTKFSSSDTESASKCEGKFIMRTKLRALKIYAELKKVKQPISPGKKIANFLNSIFNSRNMKKNHQDLTMSRSSCLNKPPSSRGNKSNRCVSFCPVSVIINENDESRIKLRSKIMNNSINGYRNIEEKHFNEYQFRGFHNAKGDYDAEECEEDGRSCASSDLFELDNVGMIGVHTTIDGLPVYRTNSFKRI; encoded by the coding sequence ATGATTGATAAATGGCTGAAAAATTACAACAAATATATTCAAAGCTCAGTACACTTCAGTTCAGATTCAACCAAATTTTCTTCCTCTgacacagaatcagcttcaaaATGTGAAGGGAAATTTATCATGAGAACAAAGTTAAGAGCTTTGAAGATTTATGCTGAGTTGAAAAAGGTGAAACAACCCATTTCACCAGGTAAGAAAATCGCAAACTTCTTGAATTCGATATTCAATTCAAGAAACATGAAGAAAAATCATCAAGATTTAACTATGTCAAGATCCTCTTGTTTGAATAAACCACCTTCATCTAGAGGTAATAAATCAAATAGGTGTGTTAGCTTTTGCCCTGTTAGTGTAATTATTAATGAGAATGATGAGTCAAGAATCAAGTTAAGGAGCAAGATTATGAATAATTCCATCAATGGGTACAGAAATATTGAAGAGAAACATTTTAATGAGTATCAATTTAGAGGATTTCACAATGCAAAAGGTGATTATGATGCTGAAGAATGTGAAGAAGATGGTAGGAGTTGTGCAAGTTCTGATCTGTTTGAGCTTGACAACGTTGGTATGATTGGTGTTCATACAACTATAGATGGCTTGCCTGTCTATCGGACTAATagttttaaaagaatttaa